One Scleropages formosus chromosome 8, fSclFor1.1, whole genome shotgun sequence DNA window includes the following coding sequences:
- the mrps6 gene encoding small ribosomal subunit protein bS6m produces the protein MPRYELTLIVKAMQRPETAATLKRTVEALMERGAVVRALESLGERALPYKISKHNVRHTRGGYFLVDFYSSPKMLPAFLDHLKRDVDVVRSTVLRNEEKETGSARCCVREPPSARQEEEEEEGPPRRR, from the coding sequence ATGCCCCGGTACGAGCTCACGCTGATTGTGAAAGCGATGCAGAGGCCCGAGACCGCGGCCACTCTGAAGCGCACCGTGGAAGCGCTGATGGAGCGCGGCGCCGTGGTGCGCGCTCTCGAGAGCCTGGGCGAGCGCGCGCTTCCCTACAAAATCTCCAAGCACAACGTGCGCCACACGCGGGGCGGCTACTTCCTCGTCGATTTCTACTCGTCGCCCAAAATGCTCCCGGCCTTCCTGGACCACCTGAAGCGCGACGTGGACGTGGTGCGCTCCACGGTGCTGAGGAACGAGGAGAAGGAGACCGGGAGCGCGCGCTGCTGTGTCCGCGAGCCGCCGAGCgcgaggcaggaggaggaggaggaggagggaccgCCGCGCCGCAGATGA